A window from Camelus bactrianus isolate YW-2024 breed Bactrian camel chromosome 23, ASM4877302v1, whole genome shotgun sequence encodes these proteins:
- the DEGS1 gene encoding sphingolipid delta(4)-desaturase DES1: MGNRVSREDFEWVYTDEPHATRRLEILAKYPEIKSLMKPDSTLIWIIIMMVLTQLVAFYLVKDLDWKWVIFWAYVFGSCITHSMTLAIHEISHNNAFGHYKSIWNRWFGIFANLPIGVPYSISFKRYHMDHHRYLGGDGIDVDIPTDFEGWFFCTAFRKFIWVILQPLFYAFRPLFINPKPISYLEIINTVIQITFDVVIYYVLGIKSLIYMLAGTLLGLGLHPISGHFIAEHYMFLKGHETYSYYGPLNLLTFNVGYHNEHHDFPNIPGKSLPLVRKIAAEYYDNLPHYNSWAKVLYDFVMDDTISPYSRMKRHQKGKVVLE, translated from the exons atggGGAACCGCGTTTCGCGGGAAGACTTCGAATGGGTTTACACCGACGAGCCCCACGCCACTCGGCGCCTGGAGATCCTGG caaaGTATCCTGAGATAAAATCCTTGATGAAACCTGATTCCACCTTGATATGGATTATAATTATGATGGTTCTCACTCAGCTGGTTGCCTTTTATTTAGTGAAGGACTTGGACTGGAAATGGGTCATATTTTGGGCATATGTCTTTGGCAGCTGCATTACCCATTCAATGACTCTGGCTATTCATGAAATTTCCCACAATAATGCCTTTGGCCACTACAAATCTATTTGGAATCGTTGGTTTGGAATATTTGCTAATCTTCCTATTGGTGTTCCATATTCAATTTCCTTTAAGAGGTACCATATGGATCATCATCGATACCTCGGGGGTGATGGCATTGATGTGGATATTCCAACAGATTTTGAAGGCTGGTTCTTCTGTACCGCTTTCAGAAAGTTTATATGGGTTATTCTTCAACCTCTCTTTTATGCTTTTCGACCTCTGTTCATCAATCCCAAGCCAATTTCTTATCTGGAAATTATCAATACAGTGATCCAGATCACTTTTGACGTTGTGATCTACTACGTTTTGGGAATTAaatctttaatctacatgttGGCAGGAACCTTACTTGGTCTAGGTTTGCACCCgatttctggacattttatagcTGAACATTACATGTTCTTAAAGGGACATGAAACGTACTCATACTATGGGCCTCTGAATTTACTTACCTTCAATGTGGGTTACCATAATGAACACCATGACTTCCCCAACATTCCCGGAAAAAGCCTTCCCCTG gtgAGGAAAATAGCAGCTGAATACTACGACAACCTTCCCCACTACAATTCCTGGGCAAAAGTACTGTATGATTTTGTGATGGATGATACAATAAGTCCCTATTCGAGAATGAAGAGGCATCAAAAAGGCAAGGTGGTTCTGGAATAA